DNA from Acidobacteriota bacterium:
CCATCGAAATCAGCTCGGGAGCCGACTTCATCAGGATCGCCGCCGCCATTCCCGATGAGCTCATGGACAAGCTCAGCAAGTCGGCCCAGGAAAAAGTCGGCGCCCTGACCGCTCCTAAAGACGACGACGAATACGATTTCTAAACATTAAAACGGCTGAGCCCCGTATCCTTTGACGGCGCCGAACAGTTTAAGGGTTTCCTTCCAGGGATACCGGTTCATGAACATCGAGGCTTGGGAAGTGATTTTGCCCTGCTTGTTCAGCCCCATGGCCTCGCGCCAGAGGTTGGCCGGGGAATCGGGATTGAAATCGACCTGTTCCGTATAGCCGGCGTTCAGGAAACCCTCAAGATAATCGGCGTTCACGGCTATTTTTGCGGGGATTTCTCTCTTATTCCCCTTGACCGAGGCAAACATCAGATCGCCGAATTGCTCGACGGCCAGATTGAGCTTGGTGTTGCTGGCCGGACTGTACTCCAGGTCGGCCTGCTTGTTGACGAAAAAGATGTTGTCCTCGATCTTCAGCCATTCGTCTTTGTTGAAACGTGTGTGGTCGATGCCGGCCAGGACGGATCCGCCGATGATATTGTGGTGGATGTGGTATTCGGCCTTGGTCATCACGCGGATGCCGTAGCCCATATCCCGAAGATCTTTCAGGCGGCTCCAGGTGAAAAGAATGGTGTTGTAGGCGATTTCCACTTTCCCGCAGTTGGACATCGTTCCGGGTCCGCCGGTGCTCGCGCACGTGCCGAAAATTTCAACGGCCGCCATCCGGTTGGCCACGAACACGTTGTTGAGAATCCGGAATGTGCCCGAGCGATGGCCGCCCTGGATGCCGAAGCTGGCCCCGTTGACGAACACGCAGTTCTGGATCGTGATGTCCCCTCCCTGGGCGGCGCTCACAACCTGAATGATGGGCTCCTCGACCGTGCTGTTTCCCGTTGCCGGTTTTTCCGTGGATCGGAGCAGACGGCCTTCCGTCCCCAAACCCTTCACGACGCCTTCTTTCGGACTGTAGGCATTGCGGAATCCCATGTCGAAGACCAGGCCGTCCACGACCGAGCCGTCGACGGCCTTGGTGAATTTGAGAAAGGCCTTGCGGGCCTTTCCCCCGGCGGAATTATCCGGCTGAAAAACGGTCGGCGTATTGACGATATCCCGTTTTGAAAAACCTTCGTCGTAGCTGCCGTAGATTTTCAGCGGTTTGTCGCTCTCCAGGAATCCGATGCCGAACGTCCCGGAATAGACGCCCCCGGCGATGAAAATCTCATCACCCGGCTTGGCCAGAGCGATGGCCCTGTCGATTTCCTGGACCGGGCTCTCCTTGGCCCCCGAATTCTGATTGCTGCCCTGAGCCTTCGAAACGTAGATCGCACCCTGAACCTGACCCGCGGCCAGAACCAGCATCGCGCCGCAGAGGCCCGCAGCCATGATTTTCGATAATCTCATGAGTCCTCCTTAATCGGTCTATTCTTCGGAGATGTATTCCTTGAAACGGAAAACCAGGCAGGCCAGGGCCAGAAAGACGGCGGTGATCAGAACAAGAGCGACCAGGGACATCCCGTCCGATGTGGGTTCCAGGCGGAACGTCAGAAGCGAAAAGCCCTGGGCCTTGGGGGTGAATGGCAGGAGCGATTTGAGGTAATGGGCGATCGAGAATCGCTGGGTCGAACCCGGGAAATATTGAAGAATCGATTCCCAGCCGAAACCGAAGGCCAGGCCGATAATGACCGCTTTCCTCAAGAGGACGCCCAGAAAAGCGAAAAAAGCCGTATAAGCCGCAATTCCCAGGAGGAGGACACCGCCGTATCTCAGGTATATCCCCGCCGCCTCCCCGGCCGAAAGGCGCCCGGCATTCATGACAAAGAAAGACAACGCCAGGCTGATCAGGACAATGGCCGCGGATAAAAGCGCATAAGCGGCGGTTTTTCCCAGGATGATGCCGGATTTGGATAGAGGACGCGTCGTCAGATACACCAGCGTCTTTCCCTCGATTTCTTCGGAACAGACCGATGTCCCGTAAAAAAGCGCCAGGATGATCAAAAGGAACTGGAGATAGAAAACGACCAGGATGTCGGAAAAAACACCCAGGACCTCGACCGAGCGGGTTGGGAAACTCAAGCGGAAGACCACGGCCAGTACTGCGGGGAGGAAGGTCAGCAGGGCAAAGGCTCTGGCCCGCGGGGCCCGAACGGCCGGCAGCAGGTAAAAACCGAAGACGGAACGAAACGTTCGACTCATTTTCCCACCAGATAATCGAAGACCGACTGGAGATTGTCGTCGGGAGACGTGATGGACTCGACGGCGATGCCGTTTTCGACGAACAGACGCGGGAGGCGGGAAAAGACCTTGTCCCGGGCATGCGTCTCGAAAACGACGGTTCGGCCGTCGGTGCCGAACTGGAGGCGGGTGATATCTACCTCACGGACGAGAATCCCGGCCAGGCGCCGGGGATCGCTGCATTCCACGGATATGACATGAGGATGGGCTTCAATGAGATCGCGGATATAGTGGATATCGCCCTCGGCCAAAATCCGGCCTTGATGAATGAGAACGATCCTCGAGGTCATGGCCTCGATTTCGGGAAGGACATGGCTCGAAACCAAGACGGTCCGCCCGGCCTTCGGAAAATCCTTGATCAGGCGGATGATCTTCCTCTTGCCCAGCGGATCGAGTCCGTTCAGAGGTTCGTCCAGGATCAGGAGGTCGGGATCGTGAGCGAGAGACTGAGCGATCTTCACCCGCTGGCGCATGCCGCGGCTGTAGCTCCGGATCCGCCTGTCCTTGTCGGACATCATCTCGACGAATTCAAGAGCCCGGGTGGCCCGATCGGCCGCCTCCCGGCTCGAAAAACCCTGGAGATCCAGAAGGCCTTTGACGAATTCCCAACCGGTCAAGCCTTCATGGAAGGCATCCTGTTCCGGGCAGAATCCGATGCGGCGGAAAATCGGAGGGTTGTTCCAGACCCGCTCCCCGAAAACGGACGCACGGCCTGAGCTCGGTTTCATTTGCCCCGTGACCAGTTTCATGAATGTCGATTTTCCCGCACCGTTGGGTCCGAGAAGACCCGTAATTCCCGGCTCAATGTCCAGGCTGACGTCATTCAAACCGAGGACGTTTCCGTACCACCGTGACAGGCTGTTCGTGCGGATGACGGCCGTCATCGGACAACCTCGACTTCCCGAACCCGGCGCAAAAGAACGGCAACCGCAAGAACGCAGATTCCGGCCAGAACCAGCAAAGACAGCGGCCAGGGAAAAGCGAAGGGCGTCGACTGTCCGAAAATCGCCGCTCCCGCCTGCTGGAGATTGGCCTTGAGGGACAGAAGAGCGAAATGAGGATTCCGAAATGTCCCGTAAAAGATGCCGAAGAGGATATCCGAGAACAAATAAACGGCGAATATGAGGATTGTGACATATCTGCGGTTTCGGCTGAGCGCCGAAAGAAGAAGCGTATAGGAGGCGAAAACAACCGCGTAGAGAACGGAACAGGCCATGATGGAGAGAGGAAGCCAGGGAGACTGAACCAGAAGGGCGAAACTCCCCGAAAAGACGAGTTTCATAAAGAGCAGAATCATGCCCGGGACAAACGTCAGGGCCAGAACGAAAAAGAAGACGACGGCCGCTTTTCCGAACAGGTAGTCGCGCTTCCGAAGCGGCCGGGAGAAATAGAGCTGCAGCGCATTGTGTTTCATGTCGTCGGCGATGAGGCCCGCTCCGGCGAAAACGAGGATCATGATCAACATGAAGAGCACGAAATCCGCCGTGAAATAGGTCTGGAAGTATTTCGGGTTGATGGCCAGGAAGGTCTCGGAACCCTGAGCCATGAACCGGAAATCTTCCAGC
Protein-coding regions in this window:
- a CDS encoding ABC transporter ATP-binding protein, with product MTAVIRTNSLSRWYGNVLGLNDVSLDIEPGITGLLGPNGAGKSTFMKLVTGQMKPSSGRASVFGERVWNNPPIFRRIGFCPEQDAFHEGLTGWEFVKGLLDLQGFSSREAADRATRALEFVEMMSDKDRRIRSYSRGMRQRVKIAQSLAHDPDLLILDEPLNGLDPLGKRKIIRLIKDFPKAGRTVLVSSHVLPEIEAMTSRIVLIHQGRILAEGDIHYIRDLIEAHPHVISVECSDPRRLAGILVREVDITRLQFGTDGRTVVFETHARDKVFSRLPRLFVENGIAVESITSPDDNLQSVFDYLVGK
- a CDS encoding ABC transporter permease → MSRTFRSVFGFYLLPAVRAPRARAFALLTFLPAVLAVVFRLSFPTRSVEVLGVFSDILVVFYLQFLLIILALFYGTSVCSEEIEGKTLVYLTTRPLSKSGIILGKTAAYALLSAAIVLISLALSFFVMNAGRLSAGEAAGIYLRYGGVLLLGIAAYTAFFAFLGVLLRKAVIIGLAFGFGWESILQYFPGSTQRFSIAHYLKSLLPFTPKAQGFSLLTFRLEPTSDGMSLVALVLITAVFLALACLVFRFKEYISEE
- a CDS encoding right-handed parallel beta-helix repeat-containing protein, producing the protein MRLSKIMAAGLCGAMLVLAAGQVQGAIYVSKAQGSNQNSGAKESPVQEIDRAIALAKPGDEIFIAGGVYSGTFGIGFLESDKPLKIYGSYDEGFSKRDIVNTPTVFQPDNSAGGKARKAFLKFTKAVDGSVVDGLVFDMGFRNAYSPKEGVVKGLGTEGRLLRSTEKPATGNSTVEEPIIQVVSAAQGGDITIQNCVFVNGASFGIQGGHRSGTFRILNNVFVANRMAAVEIFGTCASTGGPGTMSNCGKVEIAYNTILFTWSRLKDLRDMGYGIRVMTKAEYHIHHNIIGGSVLAGIDHTRFNKDEWLKIEDNIFFVNKQADLEYSPASNTKLNLAVEQFGDLMFASVKGNKREIPAKIAVNADYLEGFLNAGYTEQVDFNPDSPANLWREAMGLNKQGKITSQASMFMNRYPWKETLKLFGAVKGYGAQPF
- a CDS encoding ABC transporter permease subunit, with amino-acid sequence MATVRDKGYHHWDGRLEELRFPWWPVMRNGIRLSFQRKHFKFLVAFSYLPAFFFLVGIYISERLEDFRFMAQGSETFLAINPKYFQTYFTADFVLFMLIMILVFAGAGLIADDMKHNALQLYFSRPLRKRDYLFGKAAVVFFFVLALTFVPGMILLFMKLVFSGSFALLVQSPWLPLSIMACSVLYAVVFASYTLLLSALSRNRRYVTILIFAVYLFSDILFGIFYGTFRNPHFALLSLKANLQQAGAAIFGQSTPFAFPWPLSLLVLAGICVLAVAVLLRRVREVEVVR